The Pseudomonas multiresinivorans DNA window CGGCGATCATCGGCGTCTTGGGCGCCATGCCGAACTCTTCCATCGGTGCGCGCGGTGCGGCGGGCACGGCCGGAGCCGCAGCGCCGGCCATCATCGCGTCGATGTCGTCCTGGTTGGCGTCACCGGATTCGGAGAGCGCCGCGGCCCACTCGTCGGCCAGCGCCTGTTCTTCGGGAGTCACGTTTTCTTCATCAGACATGGTGGGTCCTCGTGGGATCCGCTCAGCGCAAGCGCTCGAGGGGATCGAGAATCTGCAAGGCCAGGTTGCCCTTGTGCGAACCCAGCTTGACCTTGAAGGAAGGCACGCCGTTGGCGCGCATGATCATGTATTCGGGCAGCTCCACCGGGATGACGTCGCCCGGCTGCATGTGCAGGATGTCGCGCAGCTTGAGCTGGCGGCGCACGACAGTGGCACCCACCGGCACGCTGACGTCGAGGATGTCTTCGCGCAGGGCGTTGATCCAGCGCTCGTCCTGGTCGTCCACGTCGGACTGGAAGCCGGCGTCGAGCATCTCGCGGATCGGCTCGATCATCGCGTAAGGCAGGGTGATGTGCAGGTCGCCGCCACCACCGTCCAGCTCGATGTGGAAGGTGGAGACCACCACCACTTCGCTAGGGCTGACGATGTTGGCCATCGCCGGGTTCACCTCGGAGTTCACGTACTCGAAGTTGATCGGCATCACCGCGTGCCAGGCTTCGGCGAGATCGACGAAGGCCTGCTCGATGACCATCCGTACCACGCGCAGCTCGGTGGGGGTGAACTCGCGGCCCTCGATCTTGGCGTGACGCCCGTCGCCGCCAAAGAAGTTGTCCACCAGCTTGAACACCAGCTTGGCATCGAGGATGAACAGCGCGGTGCCGCGCAGCGGTTTCATCTTCACCAGGTTGAGGCTGGTGGGCACGTACAGCGAATGCA harbors:
- the fliM gene encoding flagellar motor switch protein FliM — protein: MAMQDLLSQDEIDALLHGVDDGLVETESDVEPGAIKSYDLTSQDRIVRGRMPTLEMINERFARYTRISMFNLLRRSADVAVGGVQVMKFGEYVHSLYVPTSLNLVKMKPLRGTALFILDAKLVFKLVDNFFGGDGRHAKIEGREFTPTELRVVRMVIEQAFVDLAEAWHAVMPINFEYVNSEVNPAMANIVSPSEVVVVSTFHIELDGGGGDLHITLPYAMIEPIREMLDAGFQSDVDDQDERWINALREDILDVSVPVGATVVRRQLKLRDILHMQPGDVIPVELPEYMIMRANGVPSFKVKLGSHKGNLALQILDPLERLR